From Microbacterium sp. LWH11-1.2, one genomic window encodes:
- the mscL gene encoding large conductance mechanosensitive channel protein MscL, protein MINGFKEFILRGNVIELAVAVVIGAAFTAIVNVLVEALINPLIGLFFQAGSLDEAMQVEVPTLGGGTSVFAFGLIIGAVINFLAVAAVVYFVFVLPMNKAKERADRLRPAVVEPEPLPTEAELLIEIRDLLQSRRSV, encoded by the coding sequence ATGATCAACGGATTCAAGGAATTCATCCTTCGCGGCAACGTCATCGAGCTGGCGGTCGCCGTCGTCATCGGCGCCGCGTTCACGGCCATCGTCAACGTCCTCGTCGAGGCGCTCATCAATCCGCTGATCGGCCTGTTCTTCCAGGCGGGGAGCCTGGATGAGGCGATGCAGGTGGAGGTGCCGACGCTCGGCGGAGGCACCTCGGTCTTCGCCTTCGGCCTGATCATCGGCGCGGTCATCAACTTCCTCGCGGTCGCCGCCGTCGTCTACTTCGTCTTCGTCCTTCCGATGAACAAGGCGAAGGAGCGCGCCGACCGCCTGCGTCCCGCCGTCGTCGAGCCCGAGCCGCTGCCCACCGAGGCCGAGCTCCTCATCGAGATCCGCGACCTCCTGCAGTCGCGCCGAAGCGTCTGA
- a CDS encoding tandem-95 repeat protein: MSPSSVFARIIGTRERRSPRSRPIAAVTAGVLVAAGLTVAGAAAPAAAAAPLACINTLYFSNGTVGNVGQLDLSTGTTSAAPVFATPANAGTSTNQLGIGADGTVAITGTTTSVVEYEPAASADGTVTASPKTAGVAQGTMGAINPATGLYYYGGFSGSTVNLYVFDPATNSAPAGPVVSITTTNPPGLNGDIAFDKTGRLYVVAGGANQAALYVADGTVPTSGTGTTLSSRELSRGSTTAATNGIAFGSDGFLYLGGLTVLQKTNPITGAPTGTTFTLTGATSTDLGSCANPSTAQTVTGFDGPRAQPTDQVRVVLEGGSYGPDGTTPDFPDSDSGPDGDGDPSEPGLIIPGETYTMRQEPVGTTDLDDYTTTWTCTDATGAVVASGTGNSATFTAPAGTDGANIVCAFVNVLPPPVAVPDAGIGAFGAPIPLPGAKNDQPGTGTILPEQTVFTDPTATDGGKRLQTPDGVWTIDTDGGITFTPAPGFSGDATAEYRIVDDNGQTSTATETATVRPGPTAVADTAATTQGTSVQIPALGNDAPGQNADGTPGAVPPASVVFETTGQPAGSVVSSDGRRLEVPGEGVYTIDQTTGVVTFAPDPTFDGPTTTPVAYRFTDSLGNPAASTITVTVTAVTPTAVNDSTTTPHATPVTVDVVGNDVPGPGGAIVPTSTVFTDPAATDGGTSLVTPEGTWRVTPEGQVEFTPADGFTGTASTPYRITDANGQQSTATVSVTVRPGPTANPDSASTPQNVDVSFPVLGNDVPGTAADGSAGAFDRDSFRFSVTPGLPAGSAVGGSGRVLTVPGEGVYTFDPATGDVTFDPEPLFTGAATPVTYIVTDSFGNDASTTVSVTVTAVTPTAIGDAAKTPGSTPVDIDILANDEPGAPSAPLVPSSVVFTSPDATDGGKTLVVPGEGTWVVRDDGTVRFSPVPGFAGPTAPVVYRVADENGTPATAEIIVTVGSGALAAPDAETTLQNTPVVLDVLDNDFASDLGSPCDPGETNVPAGCDTGILVPPSVMFPTAGQPVGAIVTDGGTTLTVPGEGVYSADPAGRVTFTPEPAFTGTATSVVYGATDSHGATVSSTITVTVTGVTPQAQDDSATTPFGVPVAVDLLDDDSAGDASAPLVPAATVFPATGQPSGVTVSADGKTLTIDGQGTYVLDAAGSVVFTPADGFSGTTTPVIYRIADANGTTDDARVQITVRPGPVAAPDTDSTPQGVPVTLRPLDNDTPSRNADDSEGAWDASTLRFPTTGQPAGAQVLDGGTRLVVPGEGTYTAAADGSVTFTPLPAFAGLASVVSYTVTDAIGNGVTSTIVIEVTPVIPTATDDAAVTPFATPVTFDLAGNDEPGDPAVPLDLTSVVFEASGIPAGLTAEIRDGGKTLDVAGEGVYTLRADGTVTFTPAEGFSGTTTPVRYTILDENGSSANAALTVTVRPGPDANADVESTPQNVPVTVDILGNDSPGQQADGTDGVLDPASLVFPATGQPVGSTVGGGGKTLDVPGEGTYEIGSDGRVTFTPVPAFRGAATPVTYAVTDSLGNSASSTVTITVAGVDPIARNNAATTAPGVPVVIDVIGDDAPGTTGVPLDRSTLRIVGADGALVTDLTVPGEGVWTVVDGKIVFTPAPGFVGRTTSITYSVADANGTRVTATVTVTVAAGASTALPTTGGAVPWIPLGAGLLLLLAGIAILIRRRSA; encoded by the coding sequence GTGTCACCGTCATCCGTCTTCGCCCGCATCATCGGCACGAGAGAAAGGCGATCGCCTCGGTCCCGACCGATCGCCGCGGTCACCGCCGGCGTGCTCGTCGCCGCCGGCCTCACGGTCGCCGGAGCGGCCGCTCCGGCGGCAGCGGCGGCCCCCCTGGCCTGCATCAACACCCTGTACTTCAGCAACGGCACGGTGGGGAACGTCGGTCAGCTGGACCTCTCGACGGGTACGACCTCCGCCGCGCCGGTCTTCGCGACCCCGGCGAATGCGGGAACGAGCACGAACCAGCTGGGGATCGGCGCCGACGGCACCGTCGCGATCACCGGAACGACCACGAGCGTCGTCGAGTACGAACCGGCGGCGAGCGCGGACGGCACGGTCACGGCCTCGCCCAAGACGGCGGGCGTCGCCCAGGGGACGATGGGCGCGATCAACCCGGCGACCGGGCTGTACTACTACGGCGGATTCTCGGGGAGCACCGTCAACCTCTACGTCTTCGACCCGGCGACGAACAGCGCGCCGGCGGGGCCCGTCGTGTCGATCACGACGACCAACCCGCCCGGTCTGAACGGCGACATCGCGTTCGACAAGACGGGTCGGCTGTACGTGGTCGCCGGAGGCGCGAACCAGGCCGCCCTCTACGTCGCCGACGGCACGGTCCCGACCTCCGGCACCGGCACCACCCTGAGCTCGCGCGAGCTGTCGCGCGGCTCGACCACGGCGGCGACGAACGGCATCGCCTTCGGATCCGACGGCTTCCTCTACCTCGGCGGTCTCACCGTGCTGCAGAAGACGAACCCGATCACGGGCGCGCCGACCGGGACCACGTTCACCCTCACGGGCGCCACCTCGACCGACCTCGGCTCCTGCGCGAACCCGTCCACCGCTCAGACCGTCACAGGATTCGACGGCCCCCGCGCGCAGCCCACCGATCAGGTGCGCGTCGTGCTCGAGGGCGGCTCGTACGGTCCTGACGGGACCACGCCGGACTTCCCGGACAGCGACTCCGGCCCCGACGGCGACGGCGACCCCAGCGAACCCGGCCTCATCATCCCGGGGGAGACCTACACGATGCGGCAGGAGCCCGTCGGCACCACGGACCTCGACGACTACACGACGACCTGGACGTGCACCGATGCGACCGGTGCCGTCGTCGCGAGCGGCACCGGCAACAGCGCCACATTCACCGCGCCGGCCGGCACGGACGGCGCGAACATCGTCTGCGCCTTCGTCAACGTGCTCCCGCCGCCCGTCGCGGTCCCGGATGCCGGCATCGGCGCCTTCGGCGCCCCCATCCCGCTCCCGGGAGCCAAGAACGACCAGCCGGGAACCGGCACCATCCTGCCCGAGCAGACCGTGTTCACGGATCCGACCGCGACCGACGGCGGCAAGAGGCTCCAGACCCCCGACGGCGTCTGGACGATCGACACCGACGGCGGGATCACCTTCACCCCGGCCCCCGGGTTCAGCGGCGACGCCACCGCCGAGTACCGCATCGTCGACGACAACGGGCAGACATCCACCGCCACGGAGACCGCGACGGTGCGCCCCGGTCCCACGGCCGTCGCCGACACCGCTGCGACGACGCAGGGGACCAGTGTGCAGATCCCCGCGCTCGGGAACGATGCACCCGGCCAGAACGCCGACGGCACTCCGGGGGCCGTTCCGCCGGCATCCGTCGTCTTCGAGACGACCGGGCAGCCGGCCGGATCCGTCGTGAGCTCCGACGGCCGCCGTCTCGAAGTGCCGGGCGAGGGCGTCTACACGATCGACCAGACGACCGGCGTCGTGACCTTCGCGCCGGATCCGACCTTCGACGGCCCGACGACGACGCCCGTCGCCTACCGCTTCACAGACAGCCTGGGCAATCCCGCGGCGTCGACCATCACGGTCACGGTCACGGCCGTGACTCCGACGGCCGTGAACGATTCGACCACCACGCCGCACGCGACCCCGGTGACCGTCGACGTCGTCGGCAACGACGTCCCCGGACCCGGGGGCGCGATCGTCCCCACCTCGACGGTCTTCACCGATCCGGCCGCCACCGACGGCGGCACGTCTCTGGTCACACCCGAGGGCACCTGGCGCGTGACCCCGGAGGGGCAGGTCGAGTTCACTCCGGCGGACGGCTTCACCGGCACCGCGTCGACGCCGTATCGGATCACCGATGCGAACGGCCAGCAGAGCACCGCGACCGTGTCGGTCACCGTTCGCCCAGGACCGACCGCGAACCCGGACAGCGCCTCGACACCCCAGAACGTCGACGTGTCGTTCCCGGTCCTCGGCAACGACGTGCCCGGCACGGCGGCCGACGGCAGCGCGGGCGCCTTCGACCGTGATTCGTTCCGGTTCAGCGTCACGCCCGGGCTTCCCGCCGGCAGTGCGGTGGGCGGCAGCGGTCGCGTGCTCACGGTTCCCGGGGAGGGCGTGTACACCTTCGATCCGGCGACCGGTGACGTCACCTTCGACCCCGAGCCGCTGTTCACGGGCGCTGCGACGCCGGTCACGTACATCGTCACCGACTCGTTCGGCAACGACGCGTCGACGACGGTCTCCGTCACGGTCACCGCGGTGACGCCGACGGCGATCGGCGACGCCGCGAAGACTCCCGGGTCGACTCCCGTCGACATCGACATCCTCGCCAACGACGAGCCGGGCGCTCCCTCGGCGCCGCTCGTGCCCTCATCGGTCGTCTTCACCTCGCCGGATGCGACGGACGGGGGCAAGACGCTGGTCGTTCCCGGCGAGGGGACCTGGGTCGTGCGGGACGACGGCACGGTGCGCTTCAGCCCCGTCCCGGGCTTCGCCGGTCCGACCGCGCCGGTGGTCTATCGCGTGGCCGATGAGAACGGCACCCCCGCCACGGCCGAGATCATCGTCACCGTGGGCAGCGGGGCACTCGCTGCACCCGACGCGGAGACGACGCTGCAGAACACACCGGTCGTCCTCGACGTCCTGGACAACGACTTCGCGAGCGATCTCGGGAGCCCGTGCGATCCCGGTGAGACGAACGTGCCGGCCGGGTGCGACACGGGGATCCTCGTCCCGCCGAGCGTGATGTTCCCGACGGCGGGTCAGCCGGTGGGCGCGATCGTCACCGACGGCGGCACGACGCTGACCGTGCCGGGCGAGGGCGTGTACTCGGCCGATCCTGCCGGCAGAGTCACCTTCACCCCGGAACCGGCCTTCACCGGAACCGCGACGAGCGTCGTCTACGGCGCGACCGACTCCCACGGCGCGACCGTCTCATCGACCATCACCGTCACCGTCACCGGGGTGACGCCCCAGGCTCAGGACGACAGCGCGACCACACCGTTCGGAGTGCCCGTCGCTGTCGACCTGCTCGACGACGACAGCGCCGGCGACGCCTCGGCGCCGCTGGTGCCGGCCGCCACGGTGTTCCCGGCCACGGGACAGCCGTCCGGCGTCACCGTCTCCGCCGACGGAAAGACGCTCACGATCGACGGGCAGGGCACGTACGTGCTCGACGCCGCGGGCTCCGTCGTCTTCACGCCGGCCGATGGCTTCAGCGGAACGACGACCCCCGTGATCTACCGGATCGCCGACGCCAACGGCACGACCGACGACGCCCGCGTGCAGATCACCGTCCGGCCCGGACCGGTCGCGGCTCCCGACACGGACTCGACGCCGCAGGGCGTCCCGGTGACCCTGCGGCCGCTCGACAACGACACCCCGTCCCGCAACGCCGACGACTCGGAGGGCGCGTGGGATGCGAGCACTCTGCGCTTCCCGACCACGGGCCAGCCGGCCGGCGCCCAGGTGCTCGACGGGGGCACCCGCCTCGTCGTGCCCGGGGAGGGCACCTACACCGCGGCCGCCGACGGCTCGGTCACGTTCACGCCGCTCCCCGCCTTCGCCGGCCTCGCCTCCGTGGTGTCGTACACCGTCACAGACGCGATCGGGAACGGGGTCACCTCGACCATCGTGATCGAGGTCACCCCGGTCATCCCGACCGCGACCGACGACGCGGCCGTGACACCGTTCGCGACTCCCGTGACGTTCGACCTCGCCGGGAACGACGAGCCCGGCGACCCCGCGGTTCCTCTCGACCTCACCTCCGTGGTCTTCGAGGCGTCCGGTATCCCCGCCGGCCTCACGGCCGAGATCCGCGACGGCGGCAAGACGCTCGACGTCGCCGGCGAGGGCGTCTACACGCTGCGCGCCGACGGGACGGTGACGTTCACGCCCGCGGAGGGTTTCAGCGGCACGACGACCCCGGTCCGCTACACGATCCTCGACGAGAACGGCTCGTCCGCGAACGCCGCGCTCACCGTGACCGTGCGACCGGGGCCCGACGCGAACGCCGATGTCGAGAGCACGCCGCAGAACGTGCCCGTGACCGTCGACATCCTCGGCAACGACAGCCCCGGACAGCAGGCGGACGGGACGGACGGTGTGCTCGACCCCGCGTCCCTGGTCTTCCCCGCGACGGGCCAGCCGGTCGGCTCGACCGTCGGCGGAGGCGGCAAGACGCTCGACGTCCCCGGCGAGGGCACGTACGAGATCGGATCGGACGGACGGGTGACCTTCACGCCTGTTCCCGCGTTCCGCGGAGCGGCGACGCCCGTGACGTACGCCGTGACCGATTCGCTCGGCAACTCCGCCAGCTCGACGGTGACCATCACGGTCGCAGGCGTCGATCCGATCGCGCGGAACAACGCGGCGACCACCGCGCCGGGAGTCCCGGTGGTGATCGATGTGATCGGCGACGACGCTCCGGGTACCACCGGAGTGCCGCTCGACCGCTCGACCCTCCGCATCGTGGGCGCCGACGGCGCGCTCGTGACAGATCTCACCGTCCCCGGTGAGGGCGTCTGGACCGTGGTGGATGGCAAGATCGTGTTCACGCCCGCGCCCGGGTTCGTCGGCAGGACCACGTCGATCACCTACTCGGTGGCGGACGCGAACGGCACGCGGGTCACCGCGACCGTGACCGTGACGGTGGCCGCTGGCGCGAGCACCGCTCTCCCGACGACCGGTGGTGCCGTGCCGTGGATCCCCCTCGGGGCGGGCCTCCTGCTGCTGCTCGCCGGGATCGCGATCCTGATCCGTCGACGTTCGGCCTGA
- a CDS encoding MarR family transcriptional regulator — protein sequence MDERRLDDAEMATWLPTIRFVQLLPQVLDRTLKAETGLNHAHYAILITLAGRGESTVTMTELAQIAGLSRSRLSHALDSLEERGWVARSSCGSDRRTLSATLTPAGRELLRSAAPVHVAQIRELVLGPLSDEERAQLGTILTKLLPGVTAAL from the coding sequence ATGGACGAGCGTCGGCTCGACGACGCCGAGATGGCGACGTGGCTGCCGACGATCCGGTTCGTGCAGCTGCTCCCGCAGGTGCTCGACCGCACCCTCAAGGCCGAGACCGGACTCAACCACGCCCACTACGCGATCCTGATCACGCTCGCCGGCCGGGGCGAGAGCACGGTCACGATGACCGAGCTCGCGCAGATCGCCGGGCTCAGCAGGTCGCGCCTCAGCCACGCCCTGGACTCTCTCGAGGAGCGCGGCTGGGTGGCGCGGTCCTCGTGCGGCAGCGACCGGCGAACGCTCTCGGCGACCCTCACCCCCGCCGGACGTGAGCTGCTGCGGTCGGCGGCGCCCGTGCACGTCGCGCAGATCCGCGAGCTGGTCCTGGGTCCGCTCAGCGACGAGGAGCGCGCGCAGCTCGGCACGATCCTCACCAAGCTGCTGCCCGGGGTGACCGCCGCTCTGTAG
- the ribA gene encoding GTP cyclohydrolase II translates to MIETSTVVPVATERTRVRVPLRFADGFATTADVVTFDGLVDGREHLLLGLGDWRAAMERADAGGDAPLVRPHSECLTGDVFGSERCDCGPQLREAVERISDEGGFLLYLRQEGRGIGLYAKLDAYALQDSGLDTYEANVALGHGEDERDYTVAAQMLRAAGVDGIRLLSNNPDKAVQLEGLGIRVTDRVPTGVHLSDANSRYLQAKRDHTAHTIDLSAA, encoded by the coding sequence ATGATTGAAACTTCAACCGTCGTTCCGGTCGCCACCGAGCGCACGCGGGTACGCGTGCCGCTGCGCTTCGCCGATGGTTTCGCCACGACCGCCGATGTGGTCACGTTCGACGGACTCGTCGACGGCCGTGAGCACCTGCTGCTGGGACTCGGAGACTGGCGCGCGGCGATGGAGCGAGCGGATGCCGGTGGCGACGCACCGCTGGTGCGCCCGCACAGCGAGTGCCTGACCGGCGACGTGTTCGGCTCCGAGCGCTGCGACTGCGGCCCGCAGCTGCGCGAGGCGGTCGAGCGGATCTCGGACGAGGGCGGTTTCCTGCTCTACCTGCGCCAGGAGGGTCGCGGCATCGGCCTCTACGCCAAGCTCGACGCCTACGCCCTGCAGGACTCCGGCCTCGACACCTACGAGGCCAACGTCGCTCTCGGCCATGGCGAGGACGAGCGCGACTACACCGTCGCAGCCCAGATGCTGCGGGCCGCGGGGGTCGACGGCATCCGTCTGCTCAGCAACAACCCCGACAAGGCGGTGCAGCTCGAGGGACTCGGCATCCGGGTCACGGACCGTGTGCCGACCGGGGTGCACCTGTCGGACGCGAACTCGCGCTACCTGCAGGCCAAGCGCGATCACACCGCGCACACCATCGACCTGTCCGCCGCGTGA
- a CDS encoding DMT family transporter — translation MPSRLRWMRFRPQEAALIAITAVWGSTFLLVHWAMQHSGPWFFVGVRFLIAGLISVVIFRRVLRGIRWRDVGAGVAIGVMIYLGYGLQTFGLQTIDSSTSAFITAMYVPLVPFAQWAVFRKRPPAMAFIGAGLAFVGLVLIAGPDAFTLSLGTGEIATMISTLPIAAEIILISVFAGKIDLGRITVVQLLTAGALGLLTMPVVGEGIPEFSWIWVGCAVGLGAASCLIQLTMNWAQKSVSPTRATIIYAGEPVWAGVIGRIAGERLPVTALIGGALVVLGILVSELKLIRRRRE, via the coding sequence ATGCCCTCTCGTCTTCGCTGGATGCGCTTCCGCCCGCAGGAAGCCGCCCTCATCGCCATCACCGCAGTATGGGGCAGCACGTTCCTGCTCGTGCACTGGGCCATGCAGCATTCCGGGCCGTGGTTCTTCGTCGGCGTGCGCTTCCTCATCGCCGGACTCATCAGCGTCGTGATCTTCCGGCGCGTCCTGCGCGGCATCCGGTGGCGGGACGTGGGAGCCGGCGTCGCGATCGGCGTGATGATCTACCTCGGCTACGGCCTGCAGACGTTCGGGCTGCAGACGATCGACAGCAGCACCTCCGCGTTCATCACCGCGATGTACGTGCCGCTCGTCCCGTTCGCGCAATGGGCGGTGTTCCGCAAGCGCCCACCCGCCATGGCCTTCATCGGCGCGGGACTCGCCTTCGTCGGACTGGTGCTCATCGCCGGCCCCGACGCCTTCACGCTCAGCCTCGGCACCGGCGAGATCGCGACGATGATCAGCACCCTCCCGATCGCCGCCGAGATCATCCTCATCAGCGTGTTCGCCGGGAAGATCGACCTCGGACGCATCACCGTCGTGCAGCTGCTGACCGCCGGCGCGCTCGGGCTCCTGACCATGCCGGTCGTCGGCGAGGGGATCCCCGAGTTCTCCTGGATCTGGGTGGGCTGCGCGGTCGGGCTCGGCGCCGCCAGCTGCCTGATCCAGCTCACGATGAACTGGGCGCAGAAGTCCGTGTCGCCGACCCGCGCGACGATCATCTACGCCGGAGAACCGGTGTGGGCCGGGGTCATCGGGCGGATCGCCGGCGAGCGCCTGCCGGTCACCGCACTCATCGGTGGGGCGCTCGTCGTGCTCGGCATCCTCGTCAGCGAGCTGAAGCTGATCCGTCGTCGGCGGGAATAG
- a CDS encoding sulfurtransferase, producing the protein MSSFVSVNAVNDLLSQGAPVRLIDVRWRLDRPEAGHDDYLTGHIPGAVFASLDTELSTHGEPSEGRHPLPSTATLQAAARRWGVNDGDIVVAYDDAKSTAASRAWWLLRQAGVDVRVLDGGLRAWKAAGFDIATDDVIPETGEVVLEEIGGDALSIDEAAAFPASGVLLDVRAPERYRGETEPLDPQAGHIPGARNLPTMLHLDAEGRLLDPETVRSTFAGIGVAPGTPVAAYCGSGVTAAHTALILSEVGIDAKVFPGSWSQWSNTPGRPVATGDQPG; encoded by the coding sequence ATGAGCAGCTTCGTGAGCGTGAACGCGGTGAATGACCTCCTGTCTCAGGGCGCCCCGGTGCGCCTGATCGACGTGCGGTGGCGACTCGATCGTCCGGAGGCCGGGCATGACGACTATCTGACCGGGCACATCCCCGGTGCGGTCTTCGCCTCGCTCGACACGGAGCTCTCGACGCACGGCGAGCCGTCGGAGGGTCGGCATCCGCTGCCGTCGACCGCGACCCTCCAGGCGGCGGCGCGCCGCTGGGGCGTGAACGACGGCGACATCGTGGTCGCATACGACGACGCCAAGAGCACGGCTGCGTCGCGCGCCTGGTGGCTCCTCCGCCAGGCCGGCGTCGACGTGCGCGTGCTCGACGGCGGCCTCCGCGCGTGGAAGGCCGCCGGGTTCGACATCGCCACCGACGACGTGATCCCCGAGACGGGTGAGGTCGTGCTCGAGGAGATCGGCGGCGATGCGCTCTCGATCGACGAGGCGGCCGCGTTCCCGGCATCCGGTGTCCTGCTCGACGTGCGCGCTCCCGAGCGCTACCGCGGCGAGACCGAGCCGCTCGACCCGCAGGCCGGGCACATCCCCGGCGCACGCAACCTCCCGACGATGCTGCATCTCGACGCCGAGGGGCGCCTGCTCGATCCGGAGACCGTCCGCTCGACATTCGCGGGGATCGGAGTCGCACCGGGCACACCTGTCGCCGCGTACTGCGGCTCCGGCGTCACTGCTGCGCACACGGCGCTGATCCTCAGCGAGGTCGGCATCGACGCGAAGGTGTTCCCCGGGTCGTGGAGCCAGTGGTCGAACACGCCGGGTCGTCCGGTCGCAACGGGTGATCAGCCCGGCTGA
- a CDS encoding acyl-CoA synthetase: MSAPARAFTMRHVQLLRALFAAVAALMITFSSDHSAPVGLSVFSGFVFVTALVQVLAAWLVLPEGSRWPQVLLAALGVIAGMASGIPAWRSDDLFFVVVSVWAIVTGGVELLAGIRARRTADPLARDAITIGALGILLGVVLLLIPAGFVQEYTIDKAGTFLLSGIILGVGMFGGYAAIVAVFLGIAGLTPKRADAADVDVSAAPAAAGADRAAASGTDQSAASAERGGER, from the coding sequence ATGTCTGCCCCTGCCCGCGCATTCACCATGCGACACGTGCAACTGCTGCGCGCGCTCTTCGCCGCCGTCGCCGCGCTGATGATCACGTTCTCCTCCGACCACTCGGCCCCGGTCGGGCTCTCCGTCTTCAGCGGCTTCGTGTTCGTCACGGCGCTCGTGCAGGTGCTGGCTGCGTGGCTGGTGCTGCCGGAAGGGTCGCGCTGGCCGCAGGTCCTGCTCGCGGCGCTCGGCGTCATCGCCGGCATGGCGAGCGGCATCCCCGCCTGGCGGTCGGATGATCTGTTCTTCGTGGTGGTCTCCGTCTGGGCCATCGTCACCGGCGGGGTCGAACTCCTCGCCGGCATCCGCGCGCGCCGCACGGCCGACCCGCTCGCGCGTGACGCGATCACCATCGGTGCGCTCGGCATCCTCCTCGGTGTCGTCCTCCTGCTGATCCCGGCCGGATTCGTGCAGGAGTACACGATCGACAAGGCGGGCACGTTCCTGCTCTCCGGCATCATCCTCGGGGTCGGCATGTTCGGCGGCTACGCCGCGATCGTCGCGGTCTTCCTCGGCATCGCGGGCCTCACCCCGAAACGAGCGGATGCCGCCGACGTCGACGTCTCCGCAGCGCCCGCTGCCGCCGGTGCTGACCGCGCCGCGGCATCCGGTACCGATCAGAGCGCAGCCTCGGCCGAGCGCGGAGGAGAGCGATGA